A region of Deltaproteobacteria bacterium DNA encodes the following proteins:
- a CDS encoding KH domain-containing protein — translation MAERGSAAELVEYVAKAIVSDAGAVKVHEPEPDLLELETAPDDRGRVIGRQGRVAKAMRVVLAASAAGADCRLEIVD, via the coding sequence GTGGCGGAGCGGGGCAGCGCAGCGGAGCTCGTCGAGTACGTCGCGAAGGCGATCGTCTCCGATGCGGGGGCGGTGAAGGTGCACGAGCCCGAGCCGGACCTGCTCGAGCTCGAGACGGCGCCCGACGACCGCGGGCGCGTGATCGGGCGCCAGGGACGGGTCGCGAAGGCGATGCGCGTGGTGCTGGCGGCGTCGGCGGCCGGCGCGGACTGCCGGCTCGAGATCGTCGACTAG
- a CDS encoding ATP-binding protein yields MYEGEGAELRPEDRRLADLESEVLRTGRALHEANRELAALRERLRGEAAEREELLTVVSHELRTPCTVIQGYNRLLLSGRFGPLSEKQRHFLEESQKSCQRLNTFLANLLETARAGLSVGPLEVAEAPLGPLVEGVVRHLAPLLDERGLRVSLALDPAAPRARCDPPRVEQVLVNLIGNALGFAPAGSAIEVTSRAVEQDGRRFVEIAVLDAGPGVAPRDRERIFEPYVQAGDGRKAGGLGLGLAICRRIVEAHGGRIGVEPRAGGGSRFAFTLPAPEPRAARALAEEAVAR; encoded by the coding sequence GTGTACGAGGGGGAGGGCGCCGAGCTGCGCCCGGAGGATCGGCGCCTGGCCGACCTCGAGAGCGAGGTGCTGCGCACGGGGCGTGCGCTCCACGAGGCCAACCGCGAGCTGGCCGCGCTGCGCGAGCGCCTGCGCGGGGAGGCCGCCGAGCGCGAGGAGCTGCTCACCGTGGTGAGCCACGAGCTGCGGACGCCCTGCACCGTGATCCAGGGCTACAACCGCCTCCTCCTCTCGGGCCGCTTCGGGCCGCTCTCCGAGAAGCAGCGCCACTTCCTCGAGGAGAGCCAGAAGAGCTGCCAGCGCCTCAACACCTTCCTCGCCAATCTCCTCGAGACCGCGCGTGCGGGCCTCTCGGTGGGCCCGCTCGAGGTGGCCGAGGCGCCGCTCGGGCCGCTCGTCGAAGGGGTCGTGCGCCACCTCGCGCCGCTCCTCGACGAGCGCGGCCTGCGCGTGAGCCTCGCGCTCGACCCCGCCGCGCCGCGCGCGCGCTGCGACCCGCCGCGGGTCGAGCAGGTGCTCGTGAACCTGATCGGCAACGCGCTCGGCTTCGCGCCCGCCGGGAGCGCCATCGAGGTGACCTCGCGCGCGGTCGAGCAGGACGGGCGGCGCTTCGTCGAGATCGCCGTCCTCGACGCGGGCCCGGGCGTCGCGCCGCGCGACCGCGAGCGCATCTTCGAGCCCTACGTGCAGGCCGGCGACGGCCGCAAGGCGGGCGGTCTCGGCCTCGGCCTCGCGATCTGCCGGCGCATCGTCGAGGCGCACGGCGGGCGGATCGGCGTCGAGCCCCGGGCCGGCGGGGGGAGCCGCTTCGCCTTCACGCTGCCGGCGCCCGAGCCGCGCGCCGCCCGCGCGCTCGCCGAGGAGGCCGTCGCGCGATGA
- a CDS encoding HipA domain-containing protein, giving the protein METGVLVYVDLEGTPCFAGRLWARTRKRRESASFEYDRSWLERPERFSLEPALTLGPGPFHARPEKPLFGAIGDSAPDRWGRALMRRAERRRAERAGEAPRTLREIDYLLRVDDQVRQGALRFAADAKGPFLAARDATPIPPLIDLPRLLAAADHVAAESDSDEDLRLLMAPGSSLGGTRPKASVIDRDGHLAIAKFPNENDPYDTVRWEAVALALAEAAGIPVPGWRVERVGDRFVLLLRRFDRAGVGRIPFLSALSMLDAVDLETRSYLEFVDALRRYGAAPKEDMHQLWRRLVFTILISNTDDHLRNHGFLHAGLTGWRLAPAYDLNPVPVDIKPRILATAIDLEDTAASLDLAFGVIDSFELAAGEARAIAGQVGQAVSRWRAVAREQGLPEAAIDRMASAFEHPDLAAALAARR; this is encoded by the coding sequence ATGGAGACCGGAGTCCTCGTCTACGTCGATCTCGAAGGCACGCCCTGCTTTGCGGGACGCCTGTGGGCGCGAACCCGCAAGCGCCGGGAGAGCGCGAGCTTCGAGTACGACCGCAGCTGGCTCGAGCGCCCGGAGCGCTTCTCTCTGGAGCCGGCGCTCACGCTCGGCCCCGGGCCCTTCCATGCCCGCCCGGAGAAGCCCCTCTTCGGTGCGATCGGCGACTCCGCTCCCGACCGCTGGGGGCGCGCGCTGATGCGCCGCGCCGAGCGCCGCCGCGCCGAGCGCGCAGGCGAGGCGCCGCGCACATTGCGCGAGATCGACTATCTGCTGAGGGTCGACGACCAGGTGCGCCAGGGAGCGCTGCGCTTCGCCGCCGATGCGAAGGGGCCCTTCCTCGCCGCCCGGGATGCCACCCCGATCCCGCCGCTGATCGACCTTCCGCGACTGCTCGCGGCTGCCGATCACGTGGCCGCGGAATCCGACAGCGATGAGGACCTGCGGCTGCTGATGGCGCCCGGCTCGTCGCTCGGCGGCACGCGGCCCAAGGCTTCCGTGATCGATCGTGACGGCCATCTCGCGATCGCGAAGTTCCCGAACGAGAACGATCCGTATGACACCGTCCGGTGGGAGGCGGTCGCTCTCGCGTTGGCCGAGGCTGCCGGCATCCCGGTGCCCGGATGGCGCGTCGAGAGGGTGGGCGACAGGTTCGTTCTCCTGCTTCGCCGCTTCGACCGGGCAGGGGTCGGGCGGATTCCCTTCCTCTCGGCCCTGAGCATGCTCGATGCCGTCGATCTCGAGACCCGCAGCTACCTCGAGTTCGTCGACGCCTTGCGCAGGTACGGCGCTGCACCGAAGGAGGACATGCACCAGCTCTGGCGCCGCCTCGTCTTCACGATCCTGATCTCGAATACCGACGATCACCTGCGCAATCACGGGTTCCTCCATGCCGGCCTCACGGGCTGGCGCCTGGCCCCCGCCTACGACCTCAATCCGGTCCCGGTCGACATCAAGCCGCGGATCCTCGCGACCGCGATCGACCTCGAGGACACGGCCGCCTCCCTCGATCTCGCCTTCGGCGTCATCGATTCCTTCGAGCTCGCCGCGGGGGAGGCTCGCGCGATCGCGGGCCAGGTCGGCCAGGCCGTCTCCCGCTGGCGCGCCGTCGCCAGGGAGCAGGGGCTCCCTGAAGCCGCGATCGACCGCATGGCGTCCGCCTTCGAGCATCCCGACCTCGCGGCGGCGCTGGCAGCGCGGCGATGA
- the rpsP gene encoding 30S ribosomal protein S16, with amino-acid sequence MVKIRLSRAGAKKRPFYRIVAIDERRRRDGRPLEFLGTYDPIARPKAIDLDAAKVEAWVRKGAQVSDTVAALLREQRRRPAPAAAPAS; translated from the coding sequence ATGGTGAAGATCCGGCTCTCGCGTGCCGGCGCGAAGAAGCGCCCCTTCTATCGCATCGTCGCGATCGACGAGCGCAGGCGGCGCGACGGGCGCCCGCTCGAGTTCCTCGGCACCTACGACCCGATCGCGCGGCCGAAGGCGATCGACCTCGACGCCGCGAAGGTCGAGGCGTGGGTGCGCAAGGGCGCGCAGGTGAGCGACACCGTGGCGGCGCTGCTGCGCGAGCAGCGCCGGCGCCCGGCGCCGGCCGCGGCGCCGGCGAGCTAG
- a CDS encoding sugar phosphate nucleotidyltransferase yields MRAVILAGGRGTRLAPYTVAFPKPLMPLGDIPILEVVVRQLRHYGFHRITLAVGHLAELLRAFFGDGSRFGVAIDYSLEEGPLGTAGPLRLIPDLEDDFLVMNGDLLTDLDYGALLGEHRKQGNAATIGTYAREVRIDLGVIETASDGRIVEYREKPILPYTVSMGVYALSRRVLTLLPEGAFDVPDLLRELMRRGERVMSFPFAGHWLDIGRQDDYARAQETFEAQRSRFLPDEAGGPARTR; encoded by the coding sequence ATGAGGGCAGTGATCCTGGCCGGCGGCCGCGGGACGCGGCTCGCACCGTATACGGTTGCCTTTCCGAAGCCGCTGATGCCACTCGGCGACATCCCGATCCTGGAGGTGGTCGTCCGCCAGCTCCGCCACTACGGATTCCACCGCATCACCCTGGCCGTGGGCCACCTGGCCGAGCTGTTGCGTGCGTTCTTCGGCGACGGCTCGCGCTTCGGCGTGGCGATCGACTACTCGCTCGAGGAGGGCCCGCTCGGAACGGCCGGCCCGCTGCGATTGATCCCGGATCTCGAAGACGACTTCCTGGTGATGAACGGTGATCTGCTCACCGACCTCGACTACGGAGCGCTGCTTGGCGAGCACCGGAAGCAGGGCAACGCCGCCACGATCGGCACCTACGCGCGCGAGGTGAGGATCGACCTCGGAGTGATCGAGACGGCCTCCGACGGGAGGATCGTCGAGTACCGTGAGAAGCCGATCCTGCCCTACACCGTCTCGATGGGCGTCTACGCGCTCTCCCGCCGGGTGCTGACGCTGCTTCCCGAGGGCGCCTTCGACGTCCCCGACCTGCTCCGCGAGCTGATGCGGAGGGGCGAGCGAGTGATGAGCTTTCCGTTCGCGGGCCACTGGCTCGACATCGGGCGGCAGGACGACTACGCCCGTGCCCAGGAGACCTTCGAGGCCCAGCGCAGCCGCTTCCTGCCGGACGAGGCAGGGGGACCGGCAAGGACGCGCTGA
- a CDS encoding DUF721 domain-containing protein: MRRRGRREPRRVGDVVGTVLEDLGLEGASAVLRIAERWEAVVGPEVARHCQPERLQGTVLEATVDTSVWCQQLQLHRPAILAALRRELGPAAPTDLRLRVG, from the coding sequence GTGAGGCGCCGCGGGCGGCGCGAGCCGCGCCGGGTGGGCGACGTCGTCGGCACGGTGCTCGAGGACCTCGGCCTCGAGGGCGCCTCGGCGGTCCTGCGCATCGCCGAGCGCTGGGAGGCCGTGGTGGGGCCCGAGGTGGCTCGCCACTGCCAGCCCGAGCGGCTCCAGGGGACGGTCCTCGAGGCCACCGTCGACACGAGCGTCTGGTGCCAGCAGCTCCAGCTCCACCGGCCGGCCATCCTGGCGGCGCTGCGCCGCGAGCTCGGCCCCGCGGCGCCCACCGACCTGCGCCTGCGCGTCGGCTAG
- the ligA gene encoding NAD-dependent DNA ligase LigA encodes MPLDRKSAQHRIDFLIEEIRRHDVLYYVEDRPEISDAAYDRLLRELRALEEAHPGLVRPDSPTRRVGVSVRGSGFPPVAHRVPMLSIENAMDEAGFRAFDERVRRLLGSEGPVAYAGEPKLDGAAVELVYEDGRLAVGATRGDGRVGEDVTANLRHVRSIPERLAGSPPAGRVSVRGEVVLPRAAFARLNRQREERGQEPFVNPRNAAAGSLRQKDDVDVARLRALEFRAYLLAEGRPPAADTQMKVLALLRAWGFRVSAESEACPDAEAALAYHARLQAARDTLPVEIDGTVLKVDRLALQAELGELPRSPRWAIAFKFPPEQETTVVEAIEVQVGRTGALTPVAKLRPVFVGGVTVSNASLHNPDEVERKDVRVGDTVVVQRAGDVIPQVVAVVAAKRPRGARPWRLPAHCPVCRAGVVRLEGEAVARCPNLDCPAQLRNNVRHLASRGALDIDGLGEKLVDQLVAAGRVRRVSDVYRLDAATLAGLERMGERSAANLVAALERSKRTTLARFLIALGIRHVGEGVAELLAAHVAGDLGALAAASREELESIEGVGPTIAESVVRFFADPRNHEEVEQLVALGVHWPRGTRRPRGEGPLAGKTFVLTGGLASLTREEARARIEAAGGKVTSSVSKKTDYVVAGEDPGSKLRRAQELGIAVLDEAGLRALLEGA; translated from the coding sequence ATGCCCTTGGACCGCAAGTCCGCGCAGCACCGGATCGACTTCCTCATCGAGGAGATCCGCCGGCACGACGTCCTCTACTACGTCGAAGACCGCCCGGAGATCTCCGACGCCGCCTACGACCGCCTGCTCCGCGAGCTGCGCGCGCTCGAGGAGGCGCATCCCGGGCTCGTCCGCCCGGACTCGCCCACGCGCCGGGTGGGTGTCTCGGTCCGGGGCTCGGGTTTCCCTCCCGTCGCCCACCGCGTCCCGATGCTCAGCATCGAGAACGCCATGGACGAGGCCGGCTTCCGGGCCTTCGACGAACGCGTCCGCCGCCTGCTCGGGAGCGAGGGCCCGGTGGCCTACGCCGGCGAGCCGAAGCTCGACGGGGCGGCGGTCGAGCTCGTCTACGAGGACGGGCGGCTCGCGGTGGGCGCCACCCGCGGCGACGGCCGGGTCGGCGAGGACGTGACGGCGAACCTGCGCCACGTGCGCAGCATCCCGGAGCGGCTCGCGGGCTCGCCCCCGGCCGGGCGCGTCTCGGTGCGCGGCGAGGTCGTGCTCCCGCGCGCGGCCTTCGCCCGCTTGAACCGCCAGCGCGAGGAGCGCGGGCAGGAGCCCTTCGTGAACCCGCGCAACGCGGCCGCGGGCTCGCTGCGCCAGAAGGACGACGTGGACGTCGCGCGGCTGCGCGCGCTCGAGTTCCGCGCCTACCTGCTCGCCGAGGGCCGCCCGCCCGCCGCCGACACGCAGATGAAGGTGCTGGCGCTGCTCCGCGCCTGGGGCTTCCGCGTGAGCGCGGAGTCGGAGGCCTGCCCCGACGCGGAGGCCGCCCTCGCCTACCACGCGCGCCTGCAGGCGGCGCGCGACACGCTCCCGGTCGAGATCGACGGCACCGTCCTCAAGGTGGACCGCCTCGCGCTCCAGGCCGAGCTCGGCGAGCTGCCGCGCTCGCCGCGCTGGGCGATCGCCTTCAAGTTCCCGCCCGAGCAGGAGACCACCGTCGTCGAGGCGATCGAGGTGCAGGTGGGGCGCACGGGGGCGCTCACGCCGGTCGCGAAGCTCCGCCCGGTCTTCGTGGGCGGCGTCACGGTCTCGAACGCGAGCCTCCACAACCCGGACGAGGTCGAGCGCAAGGACGTGCGCGTGGGCGACACCGTCGTGGTGCAGCGTGCGGGCGACGTGATCCCGCAGGTGGTCGCGGTGGTGGCGGCGAAGCGCCCGCGCGGCGCCCGCCCCTGGCGCCTGCCGGCGCACTGCCCGGTGTGCCGCGCGGGGGTGGTGCGCCTCGAGGGCGAGGCCGTGGCGCGCTGCCCGAACCTCGACTGCCCGGCGCAGCTCCGGAACAACGTCCGCCACCTCGCGAGCCGCGGCGCCCTCGACATCGACGGCCTCGGCGAGAAGCTCGTGGACCAGCTCGTCGCCGCGGGCCGGGTGCGCCGCGTCTCCGACGTCTACCGGCTCGACGCCGCCACCCTCGCGGGCCTCGAGCGGATGGGCGAGCGCTCGGCCGCGAATCTCGTCGCCGCCCTCGAGCGCTCGAAGCGCACGACCCTCGCCCGCTTCCTGATCGCGCTCGGGATCCGTCACGTCGGCGAGGGCGTGGCGGAGCTCCTGGCGGCGCACGTGGCGGGCGACCTCGGCGCCCTGGCGGCGGCCTCGCGCGAGGAGCTCGAGTCGATCGAGGGCGTGGGCCCGACGATCGCCGAGAGCGTGGTCCGCTTCTTCGCCGACCCGCGGAACCACGAGGAGGTGGAGCAGCTCGTCGCGCTCGGCGTCCACTGGCCGCGCGGGACGCGCCGCCCGCGCGGCGAGGGCCCCCTCGCCGGCAAGACCTTCGTGCTGACCGGCGGGCTCGCGTCCCTGACCCGCGAGGAGGCGCGCGCCCGCATCGAGGCCGCGGGCGGGAAGGTCACGAGCTCGGTCTCGAAGAAGACCGACTACGTCGTGGCCGGCGAGGACCCGGGCTCGAAGCTGCGCCGGGCGCAGGAGCTCGGGATCGCGGTGCTCGACGAGGCGGGGCTCCGGGCGCTCCTGGAAGGCGCCTGA
- the trmD gene encoding tRNA (guanosine(37)-N1)-methyltransferase TrmD produces MRIDVVTIFPGLFEPFRSTSLLGAACERGLVDLRVHDLRDWTGDRHRTVDDAPYGGGPGMVMKPEPLVEAIEALAGPKGDTRSARVLLLSPQGRPFGQARAEALAHELHLVLVCGRYEGVDQRVIELAVDEEVSIGDYVLAGGELPALVVVEAVTRLLPGVMGNPDSAGSESFQASGEGRLLEGPHYTRPQEYRGLEVPAVLRSGDHAAIARWRAERARETTRRRRPELLGNGRGEDQR; encoded by the coding sequence GTGCGCATCGACGTGGTGACGATCTTCCCGGGTCTCTTCGAGCCCTTCCGCTCGACCTCGCTGCTCGGCGCCGCCTGCGAACGAGGGCTCGTGGACCTGCGGGTCCACGACCTGCGCGATTGGACCGGGGACCGACACCGCACGGTGGACGATGCACCCTACGGCGGCGGGCCCGGGATGGTGATGAAGCCGGAGCCCCTGGTCGAGGCGATCGAGGCCCTGGCAGGACCGAAAGGAGACACGAGAAGCGCCCGCGTCCTCCTGCTCTCGCCCCAGGGCCGGCCCTTCGGCCAGGCCCGGGCCGAGGCGCTCGCGCACGAGCTCCACCTGGTGCTGGTGTGCGGGCGCTACGAGGGGGTGGACCAGCGGGTGATCGAGCTCGCGGTGGACGAGGAGGTCTCGATCGGCGACTACGTGCTGGCGGGCGGCGAGCTCCCGGCGCTGGTCGTCGTCGAGGCGGTGACGCGGCTGCTGCCCGGAGTCATGGGGAACCCCGACTCGGCCGGGAGCGAGTCCTTCCAGGCCTCCGGCGAGGGGCGGCTGCTCGAAGGGCCGCACTACACGCGGCCGCAGGAATACCGGGGCCTCGAGGTCCCGGCCGTGCTTCGATCGGGCGATCACGCGGCGATCGCCCGCTGGCGCGCCGAGCGCGCGCGAGAGACGACGAGAAGGCGACGGCCCGAGCTGCTCGGGAACGGGCGCGGAGAGGATCAGCGATGA
- the rimM gene encoding ribosome maturation factor RimM (Essential for efficient processing of 16S rRNA) translates to MERAAGSGFVELGEVIGAHGTAGELRVAVLGDGPTNLTNLRSLVLIGPDRAPVPGEREAEREVESARAGRPGEVRLRLRGVGSREAAQALAGLRVAARPEQLEPLREGEHYWFQLVGCAVEAHDGRALGTVRALWETGAADVLVVEDESGREILLPAAADLLREVDVERGRIVIEVPEGLLDPL, encoded by the coding sequence GTGGAGCGGGCCGCCGGGAGCGGGTTCGTCGAGCTGGGAGAGGTGATCGGAGCGCACGGGACGGCGGGCGAGCTGCGGGTCGCGGTGCTGGGCGACGGACCCACCAACCTGACGAACCTACGCTCCCTGGTGTTGATCGGGCCGGACCGGGCTCCGGTGCCGGGCGAGAGGGAGGCCGAGCGGGAGGTCGAGAGCGCGCGGGCGGGCCGCCCCGGCGAGGTGCGGCTGCGGCTGCGCGGGGTCGGGAGCCGCGAGGCGGCCCAGGCCCTGGCGGGGCTGCGGGTCGCAGCCCGGCCCGAGCAGCTCGAGCCCCTGCGGGAGGGAGAGCACTACTGGTTCCAGCTCGTCGGCTGCGCGGTGGAGGCGCACGACGGGCGCGCGCTCGGCACGGTCCGGGCGCTCTGGGAGACGGGGGCGGCCGACGTCCTCGTGGTCGAGGACGAGAGCGGGCGGGAGATCCTGCTGCCGGCGGCGGCGGACCTGCTGCGGGAGGTGGACGTCGAGCGGGGGCGGATCGTGATCGAGGTGCCGGAGGGCTTGCTGGACCCCCTCTGA
- a CDS encoding sigma-54 dependent transcriptional regulator has protein sequence MSVARTLPRGPGPRVLVVDDAEGIRTYLANLLELQGYQVDTAEDGRRALALLEAGAAPDVVLMDVMMPGLDGIETLRRLRALDPRVPVVVLSVVGKASTIVEAMRLGAADYLNKPFEEEELEATLRSVLERRALECERERLLTALDESTRGAVWQGLAMQRVRQLVDQVAPVNVTVLIQGESGVGKEVVARALHEGSPRTKHAFVKVNCAALPEDLLESELFGYERGAFTGAVARKPGKFEVADRGTIFLDEIGEMSPALQAKLLQVLQDATFARLGGNREIRVDVRVVCATHRPLEQMVAAGQFREDLYHRLDVVDIEIPPLRERRDEIPPLVELFLRRFASRYGRPLRRPSPALMRAFDRYGFPGNIRELENLVKRVVVLESEEPVLDELLSGDPVRRGPSRLAGLIDELAASAGQVPLKEVGHRVALEAEREAIDRVLARTQWNRKKAAGLLGVSYKTLLQKIRECGLEEG, from the coding sequence ATGAGCGTCGCCCGCACGCTCCCCCGCGGCCCGGGCCCGCGCGTCCTCGTCGTCGACGACGCCGAAGGGATCCGGACCTACCTCGCGAACCTCCTCGAGCTCCAGGGCTACCAGGTGGACACCGCCGAGGACGGCCGCCGCGCGCTCGCGCTCCTCGAGGCGGGCGCCGCGCCCGACGTGGTGCTGATGGACGTCATGATGCCCGGTCTCGACGGGATCGAGACCCTGCGCCGGCTGCGCGCCCTCGACCCGCGCGTCCCGGTGGTGGTGCTCTCGGTGGTCGGCAAGGCCAGCACGATCGTCGAGGCGATGCGGCTCGGCGCGGCCGACTACCTGAACAAGCCCTTCGAGGAAGAGGAGCTCGAGGCCACGCTGCGCAGCGTCCTCGAGCGCCGCGCGCTCGAGTGCGAGCGCGAGCGCCTGCTCACGGCACTCGACGAGAGCACGCGCGGCGCCGTCTGGCAGGGCCTTGCCATGCAGCGCGTGCGCCAGCTCGTGGACCAGGTGGCGCCCGTCAACGTGACGGTCCTGATCCAGGGCGAGAGCGGCGTTGGCAAGGAGGTGGTAGCGCGCGCGCTCCACGAGGGCTCGCCGCGCACGAAGCACGCCTTCGTGAAGGTCAACTGCGCAGCGCTCCCCGAGGACCTCCTCGAGAGCGAGCTCTTCGGCTACGAGCGCGGCGCGTTCACGGGCGCCGTGGCGCGCAAGCCCGGCAAGTTCGAGGTCGCCGACCGGGGCACCATCTTCCTGGACGAGATCGGCGAGATGAGCCCCGCCCTCCAGGCGAAGCTCCTCCAGGTGCTCCAGGACGCCACCTTCGCGCGCCTCGGCGGCAACCGCGAGATCCGGGTGGACGTGCGCGTCGTCTGCGCCACGCACCGCCCGCTCGAGCAGATGGTCGCCGCCGGCCAGTTCCGCGAGGACCTCTACCACCGGCTCGACGTCGTGGACATCGAGATCCCGCCCCTGCGCGAGCGCCGCGACGAGATCCCGCCGCTCGTCGAGCTCTTCCTGCGCCGCTTCGCCTCCCGCTACGGCCGCCCGCTGCGCCGCCCGAGCCCCGCCCTCATGCGCGCCTTCGACCGCTACGGCTTCCCGGGCAACATCCGCGAGCTCGAGAACCTGGTGAAGCGCGTGGTCGTCCTCGAGAGCGAGGAGCCGGTCCTCGACGAGCTCCTCTCGGGCGACCCCGTCCGGCGCGGCCCGAGCCGGCTCGCCGGCCTCATCGACGAGCTCGCCGCCAGCGCCGGCCAGGTGCCGCTCAAGGAGGTCGGCCACCGCGTCGCGCTCGAGGCCGAGCGCGAAGCCATCGACCGCGTCCTCGCCCGCACCCAGTGGAACCGCAAGAAGGCCGCCGGCCTGCTCGGGGTGTCGTACAAGACGCTGCTGCAGAAGATCCGGGAGTGTGGGCTGGAGGAGGGGTAG
- the rsmI gene encoding 16S rRNA (cytidine(1402)-2'-O)-methyltransferase has protein sequence MAGTPGGTLHLVATPIGNLEDVTLRALRVLREAALVLAEDTRRTRILLDRHGIAARPRSLHAHNEAARTAEVLAALAAGRDVALVSDAGTPLVSDPGERLVAAAIAAGHPVVPVPGPSAVLAALAGSGLPPVPFAFLGFAPRRAAERAARFAPFRGRPETLVLFESPHRLAATLRALAEALGPRPACVARELTKLHEEWARATLPALAERFAGGTRGELTIVVGGAPPGGVEGRSASGGAHGASPNEPDGAPRLGPRIAAMRRAGLGAREIAGVLAKELGCTRREAYALVHRHGDDA, from the coding sequence ATGGCCGGGACCCCGGGCGGCACCCTCCACCTCGTGGCGACCCCGATCGGGAACCTCGAGGACGTGACCCTGCGCGCGCTGCGGGTGCTGCGCGAGGCCGCGCTCGTCCTCGCCGAGGACACGCGGCGCACGCGCATCCTGCTCGACCGCCACGGCATCGCGGCCCGGCCCCGCTCGCTCCACGCGCACAACGAGGCGGCGCGCACGGCCGAGGTGCTGGCGGCGCTCGCCGCGGGCCGCGACGTGGCGCTCGTCTCGGACGCCGGAACACCCCTCGTCTCCGATCCCGGCGAGCGGCTGGTCGCGGCCGCGATCGCGGCGGGCCACCCGGTCGTACCGGTGCCGGGGCCCTCCGCGGTGCTGGCGGCGCTCGCCGGCTCGGGCCTCCCGCCCGTGCCCTTCGCCTTCCTCGGCTTCGCCCCGCGCCGCGCGGCCGAGCGCGCCGCGCGCTTCGCCCCCTTCCGCGGGCGGCCCGAGACGCTCGTCCTCTTCGAGTCCCCGCACCGGCTCGCCGCCACCCTGCGCGCCCTCGCCGAGGCCCTGGGCCCGCGCCCCGCCTGCGTCGCCCGCGAGCTCACGAAGCTCCACGAGGAGTGGGCCCGCGCCACGCTCCCGGCGCTCGCCGAGCGCTTCGCAGGCGGTACGCGCGGCGAGCTCACGATCGTGGTCGGCGGAGCGCCTCCGGGCGGGGTCGAGGGGCGCTCCGCGAGCGGCGGGGCCCACGGTGCCTCCCCGAACGAGCCGGACGGAGCACCTCGGCTCGGGCCGCGGATCGCCGCCATGCGCCGGGCGGGCCTCGGAGCGCGCGAGATCGCCGGCGTGCTGGCAAAGGAGCTCGGCTGCACGCGGCGCGAGGCCTACGCGCTCGTGCACCGGCACGGGGACGACGCGTAG
- a CDS encoding YraN family protein, with protein sequence MRAPGPPSRRREAGRPAPAPHPSARRALGIEGEARAAAWLEARGWRVLARNLRAGGVELDLVAGRGALVAFVEVKTRASRGAGTPAEAVDRRKRARLVRGAAAWLAAHGRPGLHARFDVIACERGPDGAWRLEHLEGAFDAGDS encoded by the coding sequence ATGCGAGCTCCGGGGCCGCCTTCCAGGCGACGAGAGGCGGGGCGACCCGCGCCCGCGCCGCACCCCTCGGCCCGGCGCGCGCTCGGGATCGAGGGCGAGGCGCGCGCCGCCGCCTGGCTCGAGGCGCGCGGCTGGCGCGTGCTCGCGCGCAACCTGCGCGCCGGAGGCGTCGAGCTCGACCTCGTCGCCGGACGCGGGGCGCTGGTCGCCTTCGTCGAGGTGAAGACCCGCGCGAGCCGGGGCGCCGGCACGCCCGCCGAGGCGGTGGACCGGCGCAAACGTGCCCGCCTCGTGCGCGGGGCGGCCGCCTGGCTCGCCGCCCACGGCCGGCCGGGGCTGCACGCCCGCTTCGACGTGATCGCCTGCGAGCGGGGCCCGGACGGCGCCTGGCGCCTCGAGCACCTCGAGGGGGCCTTCGACGCCGGGGATTCCTGA